Proteins encoded in a region of the Synechococcus sp. BIOS-U3-1 genome:
- a CDS encoding argininosuccinate synthase, which yields MGRAKKVVLAYSGGVDTSVCIPYLKQEWGVDEVITFAADLGQGDELEPIRLKALDAGASQSLVGDLIQPFIEEFAFPAIRANALYEGRYPLSTALARPLIARRLVEVAREVGADAVAHGCTGKGNDQVRFDVAIAALAPDLKVLTPAREWGMSREQTIAYGERCGIPAPVSKKSPYSIDLNLLGRSVEAGPLEDPMVAPPEEVFAMSVSVDAAPSQHQEIEIGFEAGNPVSIDGVRLAPVELIREANRLAGMHGIGRLDMIENRVVGIKSREIYETPGLLLLIQAHQELESLTLAADVLRTKRQLEMQWADLVYQGLWFGPLKEALDGFMDRTQTHVNGTVRLRLHKGNAIVTGRGSSDSSLYVPELASYGSDDQFDHRAAEGFIYIWGLPIRLWSAARRR from the coding sequence ATGGGACGCGCCAAGAAGGTTGTGCTCGCGTATTCCGGAGGTGTGGACACCAGTGTCTGCATTCCCTACCTCAAGCAGGAGTGGGGAGTCGACGAGGTGATCACTTTCGCTGCAGACCTCGGACAGGGCGATGAGCTCGAGCCGATTCGTCTTAAGGCTCTGGACGCTGGTGCAAGTCAGTCTCTTGTTGGTGACCTGATTCAACCCTTCATCGAGGAGTTCGCTTTTCCAGCGATCCGGGCCAACGCTTTGTATGAAGGCCGGTATCCACTGTCTACTGCGCTTGCGCGTCCGCTGATTGCCAGACGCCTTGTGGAGGTAGCGAGGGAGGTTGGCGCCGATGCCGTGGCTCATGGGTGCACCGGCAAGGGAAATGATCAGGTGCGCTTTGACGTGGCGATCGCTGCCTTGGCTCCTGATCTGAAGGTGCTCACACCTGCCCGTGAATGGGGAATGAGCCGTGAGCAGACCATTGCCTACGGTGAGCGTTGCGGGATCCCCGCTCCAGTAAGCAAGAAGTCTCCCTATTCAATCGACCTCAACCTGCTGGGCCGCAGCGTCGAGGCGGGTCCGCTTGAGGATCCGATGGTTGCGCCTCCTGAGGAAGTGTTTGCCATGAGCGTCTCCGTGGACGCGGCTCCGTCTCAGCATCAGGAGATTGAAATTGGCTTCGAAGCGGGCAATCCTGTCAGCATTGATGGCGTGCGACTGGCTCCGGTCGAGCTGATCCGAGAAGCCAACCGTCTGGCTGGAATGCACGGCATCGGCAGGCTCGACATGATCGAAAACCGGGTGGTTGGCATCAAAAGCCGTGAGATCTACGAAACCCCTGGTTTGCTCCTGTTGATTCAGGCCCATCAGGAACTGGAGAGCCTCACATTGGCTGCCGATGTGCTCCGCACCAAACGTCAGCTGGAGATGCAGTGGGCGGATCTGGTGTATCAGGGCCTCTGGTTTGGTCCTCTCAAGGAAGCTCTGGATGGATTCATGGATCGCACCCAGACCCACGTGAACGGCACGGTCCGTCTTCGTCTGCACAAGGGCAATGCCATTGTCACGGGGCGCGGGTCTAGCGACAGCAGCCTCTACGTTCCAGAGTTGGCCTCTTATGGCAGCGATGATCAATTTGATCACCGCGCAGCAGAGGGGTTCATCTACATCTGGGGGTTGCCGATCCGGCTCTGGTCTGCAGCCCGACGTCGTTAG
- a CDS encoding cytochrome B6 yields the protein MLLPLSFAPVAFTTAGDAADGLIFGWEIATVQKWALIYLGASLLAFVIVWLVGALRTRV from the coding sequence ATGCTCTTACCCCTGAGCTTCGCTCCCGTCGCATTCACGACGGCGGGAGATGCCGCTGATGGGCTGATTTTTGGCTGGGAGATCGCCACAGTCCAGAAATGGGCCCTGATCTATCTGGGCGCATCGCTGCTGGCGTTTGTCATTGTTTGGTTGGTTGGAGCTTTGCGCACCAGGGTCTGA
- the mraY gene encoding phospho-N-acetylmuramoyl-pentapeptide-transferase translates to MERSTRRDGRGPAAVLITVVVAATFASDRWIPNSLLSLPLLTATLISALVTWWGTPRLRSLKMGQVIRTEGPEAHQSKSGTPTMGGLLVVPVGVIAGCLISWGGRSAAQLLSVGLVTLAYMVIGGIDDWSSLTKRTNTGLKPRGKILLQSAAAMLFLSWSAWQGWIPDAVNMPLGMVIPFGWLIWPLGLFVFLAESNATNLTDGLDGLASGCGALVFTGLGLQLMLRGNEGDPAMAGFCMAMAGCWLGFLIHNRNPARVFMGDTGSLAMGASLSAVALLSNSLWPLLVMGGVFLAESLSVIIQVWVFKATKGPDGVGRRVLRMAPLHHHFELGGTTEQIVVPMFWLATAGLVILGIVLRPT, encoded by the coding sequence GTGGAGCGATCCACCCGTCGCGATGGACGTGGTCCCGCTGCTGTGTTGATCACGGTGGTGGTAGCGGCGACCTTCGCATCAGACCGCTGGATCCCCAACAGCCTGCTGAGCCTGCCACTGCTCACGGCCACTCTGATCTCTGCCCTCGTGACCTGGTGGGGAACACCGCGACTGCGATCACTCAAGATGGGTCAAGTGATCCGAACCGAGGGTCCGGAAGCTCATCAAAGTAAATCCGGCACACCGACGATGGGTGGCCTTCTAGTCGTCCCCGTCGGAGTGATTGCGGGATGCCTGATCAGCTGGGGAGGACGCAGCGCTGCTCAGTTGTTGTCTGTTGGTCTGGTCACGCTGGCCTACATGGTGATCGGTGGCATCGATGACTGGAGCAGCCTGACCAAACGCACCAACACAGGCCTGAAACCCAGAGGCAAAATTCTGCTGCAGAGTGCTGCAGCCATGCTGTTTCTGAGTTGGTCAGCCTGGCAGGGATGGATCCCTGACGCGGTGAACATGCCCCTCGGGATGGTGATTCCTTTTGGCTGGCTGATCTGGCCACTGGGTTTGTTCGTTTTCCTTGCGGAAAGCAACGCCACCAACCTCACCGATGGACTCGACGGACTCGCCTCGGGCTGTGGAGCCCTGGTGTTCACAGGTCTGGGATTGCAGTTGATGCTGCGCGGCAACGAGGGTGACCCTGCGATGGCAGGGTTCTGCATGGCGATGGCCGGTTGCTGGCTCGGCTTTCTCATTCACAACCGCAACCCGGCAAGGGTGTTTATGGGAGATACGGGGTCCCTGGCGATGGGTGCGTCACTCAGTGCAGTGGCGTTGCTATCCAACAGCCTCTGGCCGCTGCTGGTGATGGGTGGCGTCTTCCTGGCTGAATCGCTGTCAGTGATCATCCAGGTGTGGGTGTTCAAAGCGACCAAGGGGCCTGACGGAGTAGGGCGCCGGGTGTTGCGCATGGCACCGCTCCATCACCATTTCGAACTGGGTGGGACAACCGAGCAGATCGTGGTGCCGATGTTTTGGCTTGCAACAGCAGGTCTGGTCATTCTTGGTATCGTTCTCCGCCCCACCTGA
- a CDS encoding DUF3134 domain-containing protein, with the protein MALKILSSALTDLSALDNVNPALTRYGRKEPAPVLPLREEPDLLSWLETSGRLVEDEESSSPEVSTVEEEELSALMGEKEDYKADEENEENWED; encoded by the coding sequence TTGGCTCTGAAGATCTTGTCCTCAGCTCTCACCGACTTGAGCGCCCTCGACAACGTCAACCCGGCCCTGACCCGCTACGGACGCAAGGAGCCTGCACCGGTGCTCCCGCTACGCGAGGAGCCCGATCTGCTGAGCTGGCTTGAAACCAGCGGTCGCTTGGTGGAGGACGAGGAGTCCAGTTCACCCGAGGTGAGCACGGTGGAAGAGGAGGAACTCTCCGCGCTGATGGGCGAAAAAGAGGATTACAAAGCTGACGAAGAGAACGAGGAAAACTGGGAAGACTGA
- the purT gene encoding formate-dependent phosphoribosylglycinamide formyltransferase, which yields MTTFPATVMLLGSGELGKEVAIAAQRLGCRVIACDRYAGAPAMQVADLAEVLPMTEPEALLEVVRRHRPSVVIPEIEALAVNALAELEAEGITVIPTARATAVTMNRDRIRDLAATELGLRTARFAYATSAEALHNAAAPLGFPVVVKPVMSSSGKGQSVVNSAEELDQAWEAAITNARGTSSQVIVEEFLHFDQEITLLTIRQRGGSTLFCPPIGHQQANGDYQCSWQPAQLSEEQLQRAQTMARTVTDNLGGTGLFGVEFFLCGEEVIFSELSPRPHDTGLVTLISQNLSEFELHLRAVLGLPIPTIRCAAAAASRVILADRHGSQVSFSGLESALSEPDTKVLLFGKAEARPGRRMGVALACGNQATDAQAKADRSAAAVTLQIEA from the coding sequence ATGACGACGTTTCCCGCCACTGTGATGCTGTTGGGCAGTGGTGAACTGGGTAAAGAGGTGGCCATTGCCGCCCAGCGCCTGGGCTGCAGGGTGATCGCCTGCGATCGCTATGCCGGTGCACCAGCCATGCAGGTGGCAGATCTCGCGGAGGTCCTACCGATGACCGAGCCTGAGGCACTGCTGGAGGTGGTGCGCCGCCATAGGCCAAGCGTGGTGATTCCAGAAATAGAAGCTCTCGCCGTGAACGCACTGGCCGAACTGGAAGCAGAAGGCATCACCGTGATTCCCACAGCCCGCGCCACTGCCGTGACGATGAACCGTGATCGCATCCGCGACCTGGCAGCAACTGAGCTTGGGCTGCGCACTGCTCGTTTCGCCTACGCCACCAGTGCCGAAGCACTGCACAACGCTGCGGCACCGTTGGGGTTCCCGGTGGTTGTAAAGCCTGTGATGAGCTCCTCCGGGAAGGGACAGAGCGTTGTGAACAGCGCTGAGGAACTTGATCAGGCCTGGGAGGCGGCAATCACCAACGCGCGTGGCACCTCCAGCCAGGTGATCGTGGAAGAGTTCCTGCACTTTGATCAGGAAATCACACTGCTCACAATCCGCCAACGCGGCGGATCCACTCTGTTCTGTCCACCGATCGGACATCAACAGGCCAACGGTGACTATCAATGCAGCTGGCAGCCTGCCCAATTGAGCGAAGAGCAGTTGCAACGAGCCCAGACCATGGCCCGCACAGTGACAGACAACCTGGGAGGAACTGGTCTGTTCGGAGTGGAGTTCTTTCTCTGCGGCGAGGAGGTGATTTTTTCAGAGCTGTCGCCTCGTCCCCATGACACAGGTCTCGTCACTCTGATCAGCCAGAACCTCAGTGAATTCGAACTGCATCTGAGAGCTGTGCTTGGTTTACCGATTCCCACGATCCGCTGTGCCGCTGCGGCTGCCAGCAGAGTGATCCTCGCGGATCGCCATGGCAGCCAGGTGAGCTTCAGCGGACTGGAATCAGCCCTGAGCGAACCTGACACGAAAGTGTTGTTGTTTGGGAAAGCGGAGGCCCGGCCCGGTCGGCGCATGGGTGTGGCTCTGGCATGCGGCAACCAAGCGACTGATGCTCAAGCCAAGGCCGACCGCAGCGCTGCTGCTGTGACGCTTCAGATCGAGGCCTAA